In Sphingomonas sp. LT1P40, the following are encoded in one genomic region:
- a CDS encoding sugar MFS transporter, whose translation MNSTAPTGGEAGTQGVNAPDLQVFVFALFFIFGGITSLNDVLIPKLKELFTLNYTQAMLIQFCFFTAYLVIGIPGAKLVKKLGYMRGAVAGLVTMILGCLLFIPAAQTATYGLFLAALFVLASGVVIVQVVANPLISLLGKPETAHSRLTFAQAFNSLGTTVFPLVGAALILGSIAGIEAKDLSGAALEAYRTAESQAIVNGYLGIAAALAVVAIAVWLFRNRLKGERHEASQGFAGFDLVKRPRFGFGALCIFLYVGAEVSIGSLIINYLALDRVLGQPESVVGWMIALYWGGAMVGRFIGSALMRVISPGKLLAFVAAGAIALIVISSNTSGTTAAYSLLAIGLMNSIMFPTIFSLASEKLGSRAADGSGIINVAIFGGAVIPLATGALADATGSLALAFTLPAICYAIIAGFGYYARRPAVA comes from the coding sequence ATGAACTCGACCGCCCCAACTGGCGGCGAAGCGGGCACACAGGGCGTCAACGCCCCCGACCTTCAGGTTTTCGTCTTTGCGCTGTTTTTCATCTTCGGCGGCATCACGTCGCTGAACGACGTACTGATCCCGAAACTGAAAGAGCTGTTCACGCTCAACTATACCCAGGCGATGCTGATCCAGTTCTGCTTCTTCACGGCTTATCTGGTCATTGGCATTCCCGGCGCGAAGCTGGTCAAGAAGCTCGGCTATATGCGCGGCGCGGTCGCCGGTTTGGTGACGATGATCCTTGGCTGCCTGCTCTTCATTCCCGCCGCGCAGACCGCGACCTATGGTCTCTTCCTCGCAGCATTGTTCGTGCTGGCGAGCGGTGTGGTGATCGTTCAGGTCGTTGCCAACCCACTGATCTCGCTACTCGGCAAGCCCGAAACCGCGCATAGCCGCCTGACCTTTGCGCAGGCGTTCAACTCGCTCGGCACCACGGTCTTTCCGTTGGTCGGGGCTGCACTGATCCTCGGCAGCATCGCCGGGATCGAGGCCAAGGATCTGTCGGGTGCCGCGCTGGAAGCCTATCGCACCGCAGAGAGTCAGGCGATCGTCAACGGCTATCTCGGCATCGCTGCCGCGCTGGCGGTGGTCGCAATTGCAGTATGGCTGTTCCGCAACCGCCTAAAGGGCGAGCGGCACGAGGCGAGCCAAGGGTTTGCCGGGTTCGATCTGGTCAAGCGCCCGCGCTTCGGCTTCGGCGCGCTGTGCATCTTCCTCTATGTCGGCGCGGAAGTGTCGATTGGCTCGCTCATCATCAATTATCTCGCGCTCGACCGCGTATTGGGTCAGCCTGAATCGGTCGTCGGCTGGATGATCGCCCTTTATTGGGGCGGCGCGATGGTCGGGCGGTTTATCGGATCGGCGCTGATGCGCGTCATTAGTCCCGGCAAGCTCTTGGCCTTCGTTGCGGCGGGTGCGATCGCCTTGATCGTGATCTCCTCGAACACCAGCGGCACGACCGCTGCCTATTCGCTACTGGCGATCGGCCTGATGAACTCGATCATGTTCCCCACCATCTTCAGCCTCGCTTCCGAAAAGCTGGGCAGTCGCGCGGCGGACGGATCGGGGATCATCAACGTTGCCATCTTCGGCGGCGCGGTCATCCCGCTCGCCACCGGCGCGCTGGCCGACGCCACGGGCAGTCTCGCGCTTGCCTTCACGCTCCCGGCCATCTGCTACGCGATCATCGCTGGCTTCGGCTATTACGCCCGCCGTCCGGCGGTTGCGTGA